A genomic window from Phoenix dactylifera cultivar Barhee BC4 unplaced genomic scaffold, palm_55x_up_171113_PBpolish2nd_filt_p 000007F, whole genome shotgun sequence includes:
- the LOC103704449 gene encoding 26S proteasome non-ATPase regulatory subunit 10 isoform X2, which yields MEAMEIDAPKQEDLFQAAEKGDASLFSSLPEEVLRRARSMRNEDGRSLLHAAASSGRPEVVNVLSAADPSVSGVNSKDEEGWAPLHSAASIGNVQIVEILVDRDVNLANDGGRTALHYAASKGWLKIAEILIAHGAKINKKDKFGCTPLHRAASTGNSELCELLIEEGAEVDATDKAGQTPLMHVVICQNKQVALLLIRHGADVDVEDKEGYTVLGRASAEFRPTLIDAAKAMLEG from the exons ATGGAGGCGATGGAGATCGATGCCCCGAAGCAAGAGGACCTCTTCCAAGCCGCAGAGAAGGGGGAcgcctccctcttctcctcccttcccgagGAAGTACTCCGCCGGGCTCGATCCATGCGGAACGAGGACGGCCGGTCCCTCCTTCACGCCGCCGCCTCCTCTGGCCGCCCTGAG GTGGTTAATGTGCTATCGGCAGCTGATCCATCGGTGAGTGGAGTTAACAGCAAGGATGAAGAGGGATGGGCGCCGCTGCACTCGGCTGCCAGCATCGGCAATGTGCAAATCGTCGAGATCTTGGTTGATAGAG ATGTCAATCTGGCTAATGATGGTGGCCGCACTGCTCTTCATTATGCTGCTAGTAAGGGGTGGTTGAAAATAGCTGAAATTCTAATAGCCcatggtgcaaaaataaataagaaagacAAG TTTGGTTGCACCCCACTACATAGGGCTGCAAGTACTGGAAACTCGGAGTTATGTGAGCTATTGATTGAGGAAGGAGCAGAGGTCGATGCCACTGATAAAGCAGGCCAAACTCCTCTCATGCATGTAGTGATATGTCAGAACAAACAG GTTGCTCTTCTCTTAATAAGACATGGGGCTGATGTTGATGTTGAAGACAAGGAAGGATACACTGTGCTCGGTCGAGCATCGGCTGAATTTAGACCAACATTGATCGACGCAGCCAAGGCAATGCTGGAAGGTTAG
- the LOC103704449 gene encoding 26S proteasome non-ATPase regulatory subunit 10 isoform X1: MEAMEIDAPKQEDLFQAAEKGDASLFSSLPEEVLRRARSMRNEDGRSLLHAAASSGRPEVVNVLSAADPSVSGVNSKDEEGWAPLHSAASIGNVQIVEILVDRGADVNLANDGGRTALHYAASKGWLKIAEILIAHGAKINKKDKFGCTPLHRAASTGNSELCELLIEEGAEVDATDKAGQTPLMHVVICQNKQVALLLIRHGADVDVEDKEGYTVLGRASAEFRPTLIDAAKAMLEG, translated from the exons ATGGAGGCGATGGAGATCGATGCCCCGAAGCAAGAGGACCTCTTCCAAGCCGCAGAGAAGGGGGAcgcctccctcttctcctcccttcccgagGAAGTACTCCGCCGGGCTCGATCCATGCGGAACGAGGACGGCCGGTCCCTCCTTCACGCCGCCGCCTCCTCTGGCCGCCCTGAG GTGGTTAATGTGCTATCGGCAGCTGATCCATCGGTGAGTGGAGTTAACAGCAAGGATGAAGAGGGATGGGCGCCGCTGCACTCGGCTGCCAGCATCGGCAATGTGCAAATCGTCGAGATCTTGGTTGATAGAG GAGCTGATGTCAATCTGGCTAATGATGGTGGCCGCACTGCTCTTCATTATGCTGCTAGTAAGGGGTGGTTGAAAATAGCTGAAATTCTAATAGCCcatggtgcaaaaataaataagaaagacAAG TTTGGTTGCACCCCACTACATAGGGCTGCAAGTACTGGAAACTCGGAGTTATGTGAGCTATTGATTGAGGAAGGAGCAGAGGTCGATGCCACTGATAAAGCAGGCCAAACTCCTCTCATGCATGTAGTGATATGTCAGAACAAACAG GTTGCTCTTCTCTTAATAAGACATGGGGCTGATGTTGATGTTGAAGACAAGGAAGGATACACTGTGCTCGGTCGAGCATCGGCTGAATTTAGACCAACATTGATCGACGCAGCCAAGGCAATGCTGGAAGGTTAG